A DNA window from Eikenella exigua contains the following coding sequences:
- the recR gene encoding recombination mediator RecR: MTRKKTDAFTRLTQALEVLPNVGPKSARRMAYELLRHKRDGAAELAAALQHALTAVQHCRLCNTFCEGELCAICADPARDGRRLMIVHLPADVAGMEAAHCHDGLYFVLMGQISPAQGMDLQHIALDKLVARLQESEVEEVIIATAFTPEGNATAYVLAELFKNLPYRVSRLAQGMPLGSELEYIDAGTLAQSVYERRLVKEQGGEGE; the protein is encoded by the coding sequence ATGACCCGCAAAAAAACCGACGCCTTCACCCGCCTCACCCAAGCCCTCGAAGTTTTGCCCAACGTCGGCCCCAAATCCGCCCGCCGCATGGCCTACGAACTGTTGCGCCACAAGCGCGACGGCGCCGCCGAGCTGGCCGCCGCCCTGCAGCACGCCCTCACCGCCGTGCAGCATTGCCGCCTGTGCAACACCTTCTGTGAAGGCGAGCTCTGCGCCATCTGCGCCGACCCCGCGCGCGACGGCCGCCGCCTGATGATTGTGCACCTGCCCGCCGACGTGGCCGGCATGGAAGCCGCCCATTGCCACGACGGCCTCTATTTCGTGCTCATGGGGCAAATCAGCCCCGCGCAGGGCATGGATTTGCAGCACATCGCGCTCGACAAACTCGTTGCCCGCCTGCAAGAGAGCGAAGTGGAAGAAGTGATTATCGCCACCGCCTTCACCCCAGAAGGCAATGCCACCGCCTATGTGTTGGCCGAGCTTTTTAAAAATCTGCCCTACCGCGTGAGCCGACTGGCGCAGGGCATGCCGCTGGGCAGCGAGCTGGAATACATCGACGCCGGCACACTGGCGCAATCCGTGTATGAGCGGCGGCTGGTGAAAGAGCAGGGCGGGGAGGGCGAATAG
- a CDS encoding TIGR01440 family protein produces the protein MDLTQLAEQTRALALDILHQSAIGEGQIFVLGLSTSEVIGGRIGKNSNQEVGEVVVKTLLDILNERKIYLAVQGCEHINRALAVERELAEQYGLEIVNVLPGLHAGGSAQLAAFKYMRDPVEVEFITAHAGLDIGDTSIGMHIKHVQIPLRPQQRELGAAHVCALASRPRLIGGERAGHYKDSIRRV, from the coding sequence ATGGATCTAACCCAACTGGCCGAACAAACCCGCGCCCTTGCGCTCGATATCCTGCACCAATCCGCCATCGGCGAAGGGCAGATTTTCGTGCTCGGCCTGTCCACCAGCGAAGTGATTGGCGGCCGTATCGGCAAAAATTCCAATCAGGAAGTGGGCGAAGTGGTCGTGAAAACCCTGCTCGACATCCTGAACGAACGCAAAATCTACCTCGCCGTGCAAGGCTGCGAGCACATCAACCGCGCCTTGGCCGTGGAGCGCGAGCTGGCCGAACAATACGGGCTGGAAATCGTGAACGTATTGCCCGGCCTGCATGCCGGCGGCAGTGCGCAGCTGGCCGCCTTCAAATATATGCGCGACCCGGTGGAAGTGGAATTCATCACCGCCCACGCCGGGCTCGACATCGGCGATACTTCCATCGGCATGCACATCAAACACGTGCAAATCCCCCTGCGCCCGCAACAGCGCGAGCTGGGCGCTGCCCACGTCTGCGCCTTGGCCAGCCGCCCGCGCCTGATCGGCGGCGAACGCGCCGGACACTATAAAGACAGCATCCGCCGCGTGTAA
- a CDS encoding DUF4189 domain-containing protein, with protein sequence MKQSMMNTAAGVLAAVLLGSAGLAYANPYPVGSQQWHNFNGIMQSEADRIQRERNAVRQQPTYSGPTAAEIRAWEQREAEVQAEIARFRATPYWMVIGRDWEKSGFIWSGGYESKQRAVEETLKQCRSSNCGVVAAFSNACGVIVYAVHHPKTINDIFVGVDADDRKAAEEAMRACEAVHGKREDRCFYSGIRTRNGTAFCSGYDYGIYNQK encoded by the coding sequence ATGAAGCAATCAATGATGAACACGGCAGCGGGCGTATTGGCGGCAGTGCTATTGGGCAGTGCGGGCTTGGCATATGCCAACCCCTATCCGGTTGGCTCGCAGCAATGGCACAACTTTAATGGCATCATGCAGTCGGAAGCAGATCGGATACAACGCGAGCGCAATGCCGTACGGCAACAGCCAACCTACTCCGGCCCCACCGCCGCCGAAATACGCGCCTGGGAGCAGCGTGAGGCGGAGGTGCAAGCCGAAATCGCCCGTTTCCGCGCCACGCCATATTGGATGGTAATCGGGCGAGACTGGGAAAAGTCTGGCTTCATCTGGAGTGGGGGTTATGAGTCAAAGCAAAGGGCGGTTGAAGAAACGCTCAAACAGTGCAGATCTTCCAACTGTGGTGTTGTTGCTGCTTTTTCTAATGCGTGCGGAGTAATCGTATATGCGGTACACCACCCCAAAACGATAAACGATATCTTTGTAGGTGTTGATGCAGACGACAGAAAAGCAGCAGAGGAAGCTATGCGGGCATGTGAAGCAGTACATGGCAAAAGGGAAGACAGGTGTTTTTATTCGGGAATAAGAACCAGAAATGGCACGGCATTTTGTTCTGGTTATGACTATGGCATCTACAACCAAAAATAA
- a CDS encoding prolyl oligopeptidase family serine peptidase has protein sequence MKMSADRYAVFENLNAPETAAFAAAEHAQTQTWLESRPDYEPLHRDILSVLQDEQQIPFCQEHRARMYHFYQSEEFPKGVYRVCSAASYRAGLPEWEVLFSVADFDAVLGADVYLDGVSHYVEQPNRVLLSLSPGGGDAAFTLEFDLETRQVVPNGFHFPAGKNHIAWRDEDSVWVCPAWDERQLTASGYPREAWLLRRGQSFEEAQPLLQTAAESVWVHAWRYLDAQGAPLDLLEESTGFFSRRYFQVASDGALLPLGLPETCEICGYLGGWLLVLLKHDWLRANQSYAAGSLVAVKLNKGVLGQAQCLFAPQAGQSVEGVETTRHFVAATLLDNVSGSLKAWRLQQGQWQPAEVPELPLEGAGVLEFADQPWGGDVLYIAASSFLSPLTLYTLDLQRQEWCVMRRQPAQFESEGLSVQQLHAVSADGERIPYYHVGNGESNAPALVYAYGGFGVPELPHYLGIIGRHWLAQGGAFVLANIRGGGEFGPAWHAAAQGAARKHKSAEDLVAVAQDLAVRGLSAPERIVLQGGSNGGLVCAAAYCAAPQSIGGMVCEVPLTDMLRYPHLLAGASWQEEYGNPDAEPDRGYLKKLSPYHKLHGGQTYPPALITTNLSDDRVHPAHALKFHARLREIGVNSRLYAPEAGGHAGNASQEEVAAELAAVLVFLRQTVGR, from the coding sequence CTGAAAATGTCTGCCGACCGTTATGCCGTGTTTGAAAACCTCAATGCTCCCGAAACTGCCGCGTTTGCTGCCGCCGAACACGCGCAAACACAGACCTGGCTGGAAAGCCGGCCGGATTACGAGCCGCTGCACCGCGATATTTTGTCGGTGTTGCAAGACGAGCAGCAGATTCCGTTTTGCCAGGAGCACCGCGCGCGGATGTATCACTTTTATCAGAGCGAGGAGTTTCCGAAGGGCGTGTACCGCGTGTGCAGCGCGGCTTCGTATCGCGCCGGGCTGCCGGAATGGGAGGTGTTGTTTTCGGTGGCGGATTTTGATGCGGTGTTGGGCGCGGATGTGTATTTAGATGGCGTGTCGCACTATGTGGAGCAGCCGAACCGGGTGTTGCTCTCGCTCAGCCCGGGCGGCGGCGATGCGGCGTTTACGCTGGAATTTGATTTGGAAACGCGTCAGGTGGTGCCCAACGGTTTCCACTTTCCGGCGGGCAAAAACCACATTGCCTGGCGCGATGAAGACAGCGTGTGGGTGTGCCCGGCTTGGGACGAGCGCCAGCTTACGGCTTCGGGCTATCCACGCGAGGCGTGGCTGTTGCGGCGCGGGCAGAGCTTCGAGGAGGCGCAGCCGTTGCTGCAAACGGCAGCGGAGTCGGTGTGGGTGCACGCTTGGCGTTATCTGGATGCGCAGGGTGCGCCGCTGGATTTGCTGGAAGAAAGCACGGGCTTTTTCAGCCGCCGATATTTTCAGGTAGCCTCGGATGGGGCGTTGCTACCTTTGGGGCTACCTGAAACTTGCGAAATCTGCGGCTATTTGGGCGGCTGGCTGCTGGTGTTGCTCAAGCACGACTGGCTGCGGGCCAATCAAAGCTATGCGGCGGGCAGCTTGGTGGCGGTGAAGCTGAACAAGGGTGTGTTGGGGCAGGCGCAATGCCTGTTTGCGCCGCAGGCGGGGCAGTCGGTGGAGGGCGTGGAAACCACGCGCCATTTTGTGGCCGCTACCTTGCTGGACAATGTTTCAGGTAGCCTCAAGGCTTGGCGTTTGCAGCAGGGGCAGTGGCAGCCGGCTGAAGTGCCCGAGCTGCCGCTGGAAGGGGCGGGCGTACTGGAGTTTGCCGACCAGCCTTGGGGCGGTGATGTGCTGTATATCGCGGCCAGCAGCTTCCTGTCGCCGCTCACACTCTATACGCTGGATTTGCAGCGGCAGGAGTGGTGCGTGATGCGCCGCCAGCCTGCGCAGTTTGAGTCTGAGGGATTGAGCGTGCAGCAGTTGCACGCTGTGTCGGCCGATGGCGAGCGCATTCCGTATTATCACGTGGGTAACGGCGAATCAAACGCGCCCGCGCTGGTGTATGCCTATGGCGGCTTCGGTGTGCCGGAACTGCCGCATTATTTGGGCATCATCGGCCGGCATTGGCTTGCGCAGGGCGGTGCGTTTGTGTTGGCCAACATTCGGGGCGGTGGCGAATTCGGCCCGGCCTGGCATGCTGCCGCCCAAGGCGCGGCACGCAAACACAAAAGTGCGGAAGATTTGGTGGCCGTGGCGCAGGATTTGGCCGTGCGCGGTTTGTCTGCGCCCGAACGCATCGTGTTGCAGGGCGGCAGCAACGGCGGGCTGGTGTGCGCCGCAGCTTATTGTGCCGCGCCGCAAAGCATCGGCGGCATGGTGTGCGAAGTGCCGCTCACTGATATGTTGCGCTATCCGCACCTTTTGGCCGGTGCTTCGTGGCAGGAAGAATACGGCAATCCCGATGCCGAGCCGGATAGAGGCTACCTGAAAAAACTTTCGCCCTACCACAAATTGCACGGTGGCCAAACCTATCCGCCCGCCCTCATTACCACCAATCTGAGCGATGACCGTGTGCATCCCGCCCATGCGCTCAAATTCCACGCCCGCTTGCGCGAAATCGGCGTGAATAGCCGCCTCTACGCTCCCGAAGCCGGCGGCCATGCGGGCAACGCCTCGCAGGAAGAAGTGGCCGCTGAGTTGGCTGCTGTGTTGGTGTTTTTGCGGCAAACAGTAGGCAGATAG
- the acpP gene encoding acyl carrier protein, with the protein MENIEQRVKKIVAEQLGKSESEVKNESSFSEDLGADSLDVVELVMALEEAFGCDIPDEEAEKITTVQQAIDFVTSRSN; encoded by the coding sequence ATGGAAAATATCGAACAACGTGTGAAGAAAATCGTTGCCGAACAATTGGGTAAGAGCGAAAGCGAAGTGAAAAACGAATCTTCTTTCAGCGAAGATTTGGGCGCTGACTCTCTGGACGTGGTTGAGCTGGTAATGGCTTTGGAAGAAGCTTTCGGCTGTGACATCCCCGATGAAGAAGCTGAAAAAATCACTACCGTTCAACAAGCCATTGACTTCGTTACTTCCCGCTCCAACTAA
- the fabF gene encoding beta-ketoacyl-ACP synthase II yields the protein MSQRRVVVTGLGQISPVGNNVADAWQNLLAGVSGIGRITRFDAGELSAQIAGEVKDFQIGDYIGAKEARRMDAFIHYGIAAALQAVADAGLDDYAALDKTRVGVNIGSGIGGLPSIEETGIVVHENGPRRINPFFIPGSLINLIAGHVTILKGYQGPSYGIVSACTTGAHCIGDAARMIQYGDADVMVAGGAEGAVCMLGVGGFAAMKALSTRNDDPATASRPWDKDRDGFVMGEGAGVLVLEEYEHAKKRGAKIYAELAGFGMSSDAHHITAPNAEGPALAVARALKDAGLNPSDIDYVNAHGTSTPLGDANETTALKLAFGEHAKKLVVNSTKSMTGHLLGGAGGVEAVYSVLALYHQKSPPTINIFEQDVEGGCDLDYCANVARDLPIRAAISNSFGFGGTNGTLAFKRFNG from the coding sequence ATGAGTCAGAGAAGAGTGGTGGTAACCGGGCTGGGGCAGATTTCCCCAGTGGGCAACAATGTGGCCGATGCCTGGCAAAACTTGTTGGCCGGCGTGAGCGGCATTGGCCGGATTACTCGTTTTGATGCGGGCGAATTGAGCGCCCAAATTGCCGGCGAAGTGAAAGATTTCCAAATCGGCGATTACATCGGCGCCAAAGAAGCGCGCCGCATGGATGCCTTCATCCACTACGGCATTGCCGCTGCCTTGCAGGCTGTGGCCGACGCTGGGCTGGATGACTACGCCGCCTTGGATAAAACCCGCGTGGGCGTGAACATCGGTTCCGGCATTGGCGGCCTGCCTTCCATTGAAGAAACCGGCATCGTGGTGCACGAAAACGGTCCGCGTCGCATCAACCCCTTCTTTATTCCCGGCTCGTTGATCAATCTGATTGCCGGCCACGTTACCATCCTTAAAGGCTACCAAGGCCCCAGCTACGGCATTGTGTCTGCATGCACCACCGGCGCACATTGCATTGGTGATGCTGCCCGCATGATTCAATACGGTGATGCCGACGTGATGGTGGCCGGCGGTGCCGAAGGCGCGGTGTGTATGCTCGGCGTGGGCGGCTTTGCTGCCATGAAGGCGTTGTCTACCCGTAATGACGACCCCGCTACTGCTTCCCGCCCGTGGGACAAAGACCGCGACGGCTTCGTGATGGGCGAAGGTGCCGGCGTGCTGGTGTTGGAAGAATACGAACACGCCAAAAAACGCGGTGCGAAAATCTACGCCGAATTGGCCGGCTTCGGTATGAGCTCCGATGCGCACCACATTACGGCGCCTAATGCCGAAGGCCCCGCCTTGGCTGTGGCACGCGCCTTGAAAGATGCCGGGCTCAACCCGAGCGACATCGATTATGTGAACGCGCATGGCACGTCCACCCCGCTGGGCGATGCCAACGAAACCACCGCGCTGAAACTTGCCTTCGGCGAACACGCCAAAAAACTGGTGGTCAATTCCACCAAATCCATGACCGGCCACTTGCTCGGCGGTGCCGGTGGCGTGGAAGCCGTATATTCCGTGTTGGCGCTGTACCACCAGAAATCACCACCCACCATCAATATCTTCGAGCAAGACGTTGAAGGCGGTTGCGATTTGGATTACTGCGCAAACGTTGCCCGCGACCTGCCCATCCGCGCTGCCATTTCCAATTCATTCGGCTTCGGCGGTACCAACGGCACGCTTGCGTTCAAACGCTTTAACGGCTGA
- a CDS encoding NAD(P)H-dependent glycerol-3-phosphate dehydrogenase: protein MQICIIGAGAWGTALAIHFAQNGQQVCLWTRETEHAAAMRAERINSGYLKDFPFPEALSIADTPPPKPELVIIATPTAGLRGSLQTMRQWGWGDIPVLTACKGFEQGSGLLPHQVARQELPDNPRIGILSGPSFAQELAQQLPCAVTLASDNTAWIESLAAALSSAVLRLYANDDMVGVGVGGAVKNVMAIAVGIADGLQYGLNARAALMTRGLAEINRLALALGAKQTTLMGLAGMGDLILTCTGSLSRNRQVGLKLAEGKPLPVILSELGHVAEGVYTIREADAQAAKLGIEMPITRILNELLDGRVDVNDVAERLMLREIRSE, encoded by the coding sequence ATGCAAATCTGCATCATCGGGGCCGGCGCTTGGGGCACGGCATTGGCCATCCACTTTGCCCAAAATGGCCAGCAAGTTTGCCTGTGGACACGCGAAACCGAACATGCCGCCGCCATGCGTGCCGAGCGCATCAACTCAGGCTACCTGAAAGATTTCCCCTTCCCTGAAGCACTCAGCATTGCCGACACGCCGCCGCCCAAGCCCGAGCTTGTTATCATCGCCACGCCCACCGCCGGCCTGCGTGGCAGCTTGCAAACCATGCGGCAATGGGGCTGGGGCGATATTCCCGTGCTCACCGCCTGCAAAGGTTTCGAACAAGGCAGCGGCCTGCTGCCGCACCAAGTCGCCCGCCAAGAGCTGCCGGACAACCCGCGCATCGGTATTTTGTCCGGCCCCAGCTTTGCCCAAGAATTAGCGCAACAGTTGCCCTGCGCCGTTACCCTCGCCTCTGACAACACTGCTTGGATTGAATCACTCGCCGCCGCACTCAGCTCCGCCGTGCTGCGTCTGTATGCCAACGACGATATGGTGGGCGTGGGCGTGGGCGGAGCCGTGAAAAATGTGATGGCCATCGCGGTGGGCATTGCTGACGGTCTGCAATACGGCCTCAATGCCCGTGCTGCCCTGATGACGCGCGGCCTGGCCGAAATCAACCGACTGGCGCTGGCCTTGGGTGCCAAGCAAACCACTCTGATGGGTTTAGCCGGTATGGGAGACCTGATTCTCACCTGCACCGGCTCGCTCTCGCGTAATCGACAAGTCGGCCTCAAGCTGGCCGAAGGCAAACCGCTGCCTGTGATTTTGTCCGAACTTGGGCATGTGGCCGAGGGCGTGTACACCATTCGAGAGGCCGATGCACAGGCTGCCAAACTCGGCATTGAAATGCCCATCACACGCATCCTGAACGAGCTTTTAGACGGCCGTGTTGATGTGAATGATGTGGCCGAGCGGTTGATGCTGCGTGAAATCCGCAGCGAATAA
- a CDS encoding cell division protein ZapA, producing MSIEQVNVDILGRQFNIGTPNSEKATLLQAVHMLNQKIGVIQSSGRIVETDKIVIMAALNLTHDLLKMSAKDGLAIGEIERRISAIIESCDKALDLEK from the coding sequence ATGAGTATCGAACAAGTCAATGTAGATATCCTGGGGCGCCAGTTCAACATCGGCACGCCCAACAGCGAGAAAGCAACCCTGCTGCAGGCGGTGCATATGCTGAACCAGAAGATTGGCGTGATCCAATCTTCCGGCCGGATTGTGGAAACCGACAAAATCGTGATTATGGCCGCGCTGAACCTCACCCACGACCTGCTCAAAATGAGTGCGAAAGATGGTTTGGCAATTGGCGAAATTGAGCGTAGAATAAGTGCCATAATCGAAAGTTGCGATAAAGCACTTGATTTGGAAAAGTAA
- the hscA gene encoding Fe-S protein assembly chaperone HscA, whose amino-acid sequence MALLQIAEPGLSAAPHQHRLAVGIDLGTTNSLVATVKSGHAACLPDEEGRFLLPSVVRYGADGQIITGRAALQSQTADPANTVSSAKRLIGRKLEDIDTSHLPYRFGQSNQLIDLHTRQGSKTPIDVSADILRSLKARAEQSLGGELVGAVITVPAYFDDAQRQATKDAARLAGLNVLRLLNEPTAAAIAYGLDNAAEGTFVVYDLGGGTFDVSILRLSKGLFEVKATGGNSALGGDDFDHRMLCHLIEVNRLSITNAQDSRLLLSLVRRAKEELSRLPESRIQAVLSDGTSIDTVFTRTQFHALTQHLVAQTLVPVKQALKDAGISKGDIGGVIMVGGATRMLHVQQAVGNFFGQTPLTNLDPDQVVALGAAMQADVLAGNKRDNDWLLLDVTPLSLGLETYGGLTEKIIPRNSTLPTARAQEFTTFKDGQTAMTIHVVQGERELVADCRSLAKFTLRGIPPMVAGAARIRVTFQIDADGLLSVSAREQTTGVQAQIEVKPSYGLDDETITRMLADSISHAGGDAAARARAEAVVEAESLIGAVEAALELDGDLLDESSLAVIRTQIATLQSLLSEAEANPIRNATAALAAGTDDFAAKRMDRNIQRALTGHRVEDMA is encoded by the coding sequence ATGGCACTCCTACAAATCGCCGAGCCCGGCCTCTCTGCCGCCCCGCACCAACACCGCCTAGCTGTCGGTATTGACTTGGGCACTACCAACAGCTTGGTTGCTACCGTGAAAAGTGGCCACGCTGCCTGCTTGCCCGATGAAGAAGGCCGTTTCCTACTGCCTTCGGTGGTGCGCTATGGTGCTGATGGGCAAATCATCACCGGCCGGGCTGCCCTGCAAAGCCAAACTGCCGACCCGGCCAACACCGTCAGCTCCGCCAAACGCCTGATCGGCCGCAAATTGGAAGATATTGATACCAGCCATTTGCCCTATCGTTTCGGCCAATCCAACCAACTTATCGACCTGCACACCCGCCAAGGCTCGAAAACGCCGATCGATGTATCTGCCGACATCCTGCGTTCGCTCAAAGCCCGCGCCGAACAGAGCCTTGGGGGAGAATTAGTGGGTGCGGTTATCACCGTGCCGGCCTATTTTGACGATGCCCAACGCCAAGCCACCAAAGATGCCGCCCGCCTGGCTGGGCTGAACGTGCTGCGCCTGCTCAACGAGCCCACTGCAGCCGCCATCGCCTACGGGCTGGATAATGCTGCCGAAGGCACATTTGTGGTGTACGACCTCGGCGGCGGTACCTTCGACGTATCCATTTTGCGGCTCTCCAAAGGCCTGTTTGAAGTGAAGGCCACCGGTGGCAATTCCGCACTCGGCGGCGACGATTTCGACCACCGCATGCTGTGCCACCTGATTGAAGTAAATCGTCTTTCCATCACCAATGCCCAAGACAGCCGCTTGCTGCTCAGCCTGGTGCGCCGTGCCAAAGAAGAGCTCAGCAGGCTACCTGAAAGCCGTATTCAAGCCGTGCTAAGTGATGGTACGTCGATCGACACCGTCTTTACCCGCACCCAATTCCATGCCCTCACCCAGCATCTCGTGGCGCAAACCCTTGTGCCGGTGAAGCAGGCGTTGAAAGACGCCGGCATCAGCAAAGGTGATATCGGCGGCGTGATTATGGTGGGTGGTGCCACCCGTATGCTGCATGTGCAACAGGCCGTGGGCAACTTCTTCGGCCAAACTCCGCTTACCAACCTCGATCCCGACCAAGTAGTCGCACTCGGTGCCGCTATGCAGGCCGACGTGCTGGCCGGCAACAAGCGCGACAACGACTGGCTGTTGCTCGACGTTACCCCACTCTCGCTCGGCCTCGAAACCTACGGTGGGCTGACTGAAAAAATCATCCCGCGCAACAGCACCCTACCCACCGCCCGCGCCCAAGAATTCACCACCTTCAAAGACGGCCAAACCGCCATGACCATCCATGTGGTGCAAGGCGAGCGCGAACTGGTGGCCGACTGCCGCAGCCTCGCCAAATTCACCCTGCGCGGCATCCCGCCGATGGTGGCCGGTGCCGCCCGTATCCGCGTCACCTTCCAGATTGATGCCGACGGCCTGCTTTCCGTGTCTGCCCGCGAACAAACCACCGGCGTGCAGGCGCAAATCGAAGTGAAGCCTTCTTACGGCCTCGACGACGAAACTATCACCCGTATGCTAGCCGACAGCATCAGCCACGCTGGCGGCGATGCTGCCGCCCGTGCCCGCGCCGAAGCCGTGGTGGAAGCCGAAAGCCTGATTGGCGCAGTGGAAGCCGCGTTGGAGCTAGACGGCGACCTGCTCGATGAAAGCAGCCTGGCTGTCATTCGCACCCAAATCGCCACCCTGCAAAGCCTGCTTTCCGAGGCCGAAGCCAATCCCATCCGCAACGCCACCGCCGCTCTTGCCGCCGGCACTGACGACTTCGCCGCCAAACGCATGGACCGCAACATCCAACGCGCCCTCACTGGTCATCGGGTGGAAGATATGGCGTGA